Below is a window of Panthera leo isolate Ple1 chromosome B4, P.leo_Ple1_pat1.1, whole genome shotgun sequence DNA.
GCAATGATGACACGGGAAATGTTAATCTGGCCTGACAGGAAAACTAGCGCAAATGTAGAGGGCTGGGTCTGGGACCTGAAAGTATGGTCAATATGGGGGACGCGGAGTCCCTACCATGGGTCAGACTATATTCTGGGGCAAACAATGACACTTAGATATAAATTCTGTGGCCACAAGTTTGGGAACACTACTTGTAGAGGGTACCAGGAACTATATACAGTGatttcctatttcctatttcagatgcaaaaatcctctcTTTGTGACCCCAGCATACCGCAAACTGGTGTCTGTGCCCCGGCTAACTGGGATTAGAGGAATTAAAGAATCATCACTGCTCAGAAAGCGACGAGAAATGAGATCACTCTTCACAGACATGGAGGACGAGGTAACGACCTTCTGGAATGTTGATCTGAGGAATGTTTTTACAGACCTATCTTTCTGAAGAGGAAATATCGCCCTGTTCTCCAAATCCAAGCACCCCTTGCTGCCAGGCCTCCGTCCCCTTAGCACTCACCTCTCCACGGGTCCCTCGGGCCCTCGAGCGGTCAGGCCTCTGTTCTTTGACACGTCTCCCGGCTGCCTTTCGCCGGGggaaggctccgtgctgatgaCAACCCGGTGCACTTCTTTTAGGTGGCCGAAGTAGACCCTGACGTGGCCAAACACTTTCGCACAAAACTCACAGCACACGAGTTTCTTCAGACGGTTCTCCGCGTGATGGAGTTTCATGTGTGCGCTCAGGCTGCCGGGACGTACATAGGCCTTGCGGCAGACTCGGCAGCTGTAAGGCCGTCTGTtagtgtgtgtgttcatgtggtCACGAAGGTGCTGTTTGAACTGGAAGTGGTGGTTACAGACGTGACACCTGTGCCACGGTTTCTTAATGCCCGAGAGTCCGTTTCTCAGCGCAGAGCCGGGCTTCGGGGAGGTGCCGCTATCCTGCCTACAGCCGGGATACTTAGGGCTGAGGGGACTGTTTAACAACATGTCCTGCCCGAGGCTGCCTGGTGTCTGGGGCTGGAACACGCCTGCAGGAGAAGCCAGGGGAGCCAAAGCAGACACGACAATCACAGGCTTGGGCATAATGCTGCGGTATTTCTTCAGAGACCCTGGTTTTTGGTCACTGGATTCTTGCGGATCAGCTTTTACTCTTTCTTTACTATCTTTACACTTATTAAGGacacatttcctcctttttccctgAAATGCCAAAATTTCATCTGGTACCTTTCGTTTTCTTACTCTTCTCTTTGCTGCCCCACCACTGAGTTTTGCTTTGTGGCTGAGATCTGGTCTGGTGGCTGCACAAAAGGTACTTTCACAGGGGCTCTGTGGAGCAGGTGTCTTGCCGAGCACCTTGGTGGCTGCAGTAAAGCCCTCTGGGATGGAGGATGCCTTACCACAGGCTGCCCTGAGCCCGGGCACAGAGCCATCTGTGAGGCTCACGTCTGACTGGCCTCCACACACCTCCGCTGTTCTCCCTCTGGCATAGGGCAGGATGGGCAGTTTACCTCTGGGGACTGGAGAGATCAGCTGAACTGCACTGCTGAAAACAGCTGGTGATAAAATGGTCATGGCTTTTGTAAGATCAGCTTGTTCTCTCCGTTTCCCACTGGCAACGGGAGAAGGTTTACTGCAGGTTTCCTCACTCACCAAGGTTGCTCTCCCTGGAGTCACTGCGAGGCCCGGCTTGGCTGAGGGCTCTTCTGGTGTGGATACCATCGGGGTGGCAGAAGGGTTCAGATCTCCATGGTCGTTGGTCCCTGGGGGTGGAGAGTCTCCGGGGCCACCATGGTTGGTCAGTGCCGCCATGCTGATGCTGGACGGGCCTGGGTCTAGTGACGGCACTTGCTCTGATTGACCAGGTCTGTGTGGGGGTTTGGGACggtcaggtggggagggggacgtTTGGGTTTGGGCAGGAGGTATGCCAGCACCACTCTCAGAGGAACTCCGAGTGGGTTTCTTTCTCGATCCTTTGTTATTTCTTGGGGGTTGGTATCGAGGAATAGGCAGCTTCAGATTTTCAGGCAGCGCCAGTCTGGGTTTCTGGATTGGCTGAGCGGAGGCGACATGTGGCAGAGCGACGAGAGAAAACGTCCCCTCCTGTCCAGCAACCTGCATCAGAGCGTAATTTTGGGTGGGCACCCCCAGAGGCTTGGCGTTGATGGAGGGTCCTGGATTCACCTGATCAGAGAGTGATGATGAAGGGCACGGCAGCACTCTGGATGTCAGGACTTTGGgcatgatttttggtgcaatggtCCTAAACTGACTCTTATTCTGCAAACCTTTCCCACTCTGAATCGTTCCAGAAGAGATGTTGGACTCACCTGCAATGACAATGGCAGTATAAAAAGTCACTCTGGTGTAACTGTCCTATTGTGGAGAGTGTAAATAAGCACCATTTCCTCTGCCTGTGATGCGTTCCAAGGCTCACCCTTGGCCTTCTGGGCAAATGCCTGTGTTCCTCAACACCCAGCCTTAAACAACTCCCATTCACCTTCCCAAGGACCAAGAGGATTATTCTCCTCTATGGTTCCAAAGCCCCCAGGATAACATTTACCACTTTCCACAGTAGTTTATCTGTGTGTCTTTCCTACTCAACACAGAGATTCTTGAAAGTTGGACTCTGTCTTTCCCATTCCATATTCCACGTCCATCCTCTCCACGTACCTACTTCCGATTCCTGGTCTCCTTTCCCGCCCTCCCGAGCTGCAGAGACTGTCCTCTGGTATGTTCCGctgtgtatttcatttattttatagacatATCTTGTTTTCCCTATTAAACTTAAGCTTTGTGAGCATAAAGCCTCTATTTAATTCAGATCCATATTTCCCAGTGTATCTTCAGTGGGAAACAAGTGTTTCTTGTATCAAGCTCCTTTCTCACTCCCTTCCAGGACGCACCATTTGACCCACTGGCCGGTGCAGTTTGTTTTGCACAGTGGAGGAATTTCCACACTGAATGCTAGCTTTGTTGCTGTTTCCCGTGTGACTTGTGAATTTCTTCTCACACCTTTCAAACTGTTTATGTGTGCTTTTGCAATTAAATCACCAGCATTAAAAAAGCTGATGTGACAccttaaaaaatgttgaataaaaacaaaatgatagaaaatgatAAGATACAGAGATAACATAAAAAAGGCATGAATCACGTAAAAAGCACCTGCTAGGACACTAATAGGTACAATTTTAACTGATACAATAACACTTCCAATTCCTTATTTACTAGGTTAACTGAAGACCAAGTACAACTATTCTCAGAGAATAATTAAGGCAACATTTCAATGCACTGCTTCTAAGAACTGAATCATCTCTTATTCCCTGAGACCTCAAGGCCCAAGGCCTGGCTGCAGTGAAGTTCCCCTTTTCTAAGTTCCTCATTTCAGCCAAACTTTACTCCCACTCACGCTTGCTAGGTACCTACACTATTCGAGGGATTGGCTATGACAGGCTCACATCCCCTTTCTAAAGCCTTTGGGGGCAGATGTATTTTGCAATTCACActttcaaattttagaaaagtaacGAGATGCATAAGCCAAATGTTAAGTAACACCCAGCAGGGTCTGCAGAGCATCCAATTTAAACCTACCACCACTTCTGTAGTAAAATATAGGAGTATTCGCAAAAAGTGGGACAAATGGAGGGTTTTTAAAATAGTCTTGCTCTGTTCAGGTTTTGCCTCTGAATGAGTTTTGGTTTCCAACTTTTAatcacattttctgtttcctgggCTTTTGAGAGTCTGGAGCTGTGGATGAAGGACTGAAGAACTCTTCTAGGGATACCAACAATACAAAGATGAACAGACACAAGTTCTACCTTAGGAAGCTGGCAATCTACTTCCATCTactgaaacagacaaaaattttaaatcagccTAAATTTTAACGTCTACAGTTACTGAACTAACAATTTTAGCAGAAGGTTGTTTCTTTTGGCAAAAATGACACTCCTCGCATGAGTAAGCAGCGTAGGAATAAGGTTGAAATGTATACCGATCAGCTTGTTCTAGAAAGTAATCCCTCTTTGGTGAAGAAAAAGTATGTTAAAAACATGTTTCACATGGTGGCCTGCATTGGGGTAAGAAGGAAAAAGACTAGCACTATGGGAAAACTCAGGTCAGGAGAACCGTGGGATCTGTTCTTACCCTCTTTAGCTTTGTTACCCCAAAGCTCATGGGTGAATGAACTGGTCCATCATCTCACAACAGTCTGTTACAGATTGCTTCTTCTTCCcacatacttttatttatcttttggttCTCTATCTATagactttaaatgtaaatgcctTCCATTTTTAGCCTTGTCTTCTCATCTTGGCGGAAGAAGTGCTGAAGTCagttgtaaataaatgttaaattggGATTGAGTTTACAGAAAGCTTAACATTATTGATAGCTTTTGGTTGCTTAAAGACAAGGcttattaaataattacattaacaaTAGTAATGGTCTTGGAATCTACACAACAAATCGAggctgaggaaggaagagaagagaaaatgtctaCTGCATACTCCCAGCGGACTGAGtacaaaagaacaggaagaaaagctGCTTTGTCCTTAATCAGTTGTAAATCCTCTTGAAATAATATGTGACAAAAATACATCACAGCACAAGACCCATCACCTCACTCATCTGCTCAAAACTGTCCAAGGGCTCTTCATCTCCGAGCCGGAGTCAGAGTCCTTGCAATGGCCTGAAAAGCCTCATGCCCTCAGCTCCTGGGAACCTCTCTGACTGACTTCCTTTGTTAGCTAAGCTATGCTCCAGCCGCAGTGGCTTCTTCACTGTTCCTTCCACGTGCACACACCCGCTTTCTCAGTGTCTGTACTTGCCGTGTTCACTGCCAGGATGAGCTTCCGCCTTCCAGATAAATGCCCAGTACTTGCTGCAGCGTTTCCTTCAAGTTTGGTCAAATGGTTTCTTCCTGGGGAGCTCCTCTCTGACTACCTTAGTTAAAACTACCCCCGTTCTGAACTTCCCTCCTTTCCAGTCATAATTTTCTGTAGCGCATTTACTCCATCTTACAGATTACATCATGGGCCACTGCCTTTCGTCGCTGACGTGGAGGGCAGAGATTTTGTCCATGTCTCCAGGGTCCAGAACAGTGTTAGGCATGTGGCAGAAATGTCACAGTTATCTATTGAATTTGTAAGTGGTAATTATGTGATTAATGGCTGAAATAAAGAATTCATAGACTGAGCTTAgaaaatcatcttaaaaaaaaaaaaagaagaagaaaagagggccACAATTTAAAAGCGACCTTTAACATCtccaaatttctaaaattaaaaaataagaaaattggtTAGCACCATAATAAAAccctttattcatttaaaaatattttttttaatgtttcgttatttttgagagagagagacagagtgcaagaggggaggggcagagagagagagagagagagagacagagacagagagacagagacaaagaatctgaagcaggctccagacttcaagctgtcagcctagagcctgatgtggggctcaaactcatggacatgagatcatgacatgagctgaagtcggatgtccaGCCAGTTGAGCAACCCTGAGTGCCCCTAAAACCCTTTAATATAAAGAGAATAGGTGAGGCCCACTGACTGGCCATCTGAGGGAGTAAGGGAATGATAAATTATGCTGCTCGGGTACAAGATAAAATAGAGGAACAAGCAAGTTCTGAAAAAGAAACTGctttaaagaaaacagacatccataGAGGGGCACAGCAGGGATTGGagtgaagagagaagagacaactGGAAATGGAAAAACTGAACCACAGAAGCAGAGGACGGTGATGTCAACATGAAGAAGAGCAGAAATAACAAAGACCAGAAGGTACAGCTGAAGCAACAACCAGTGGTCAAGGTCACTTCGAAGTCTCTGAAGATTTAAGTTGGGAAGGGGCTTCCTATTTTTATGACCAAATCTAAGAAAGCAACCTTCTGACAGTTAAGGTTTCCAGAAGTGAAACTAGATATATTTTACAGAGCCATCCAAAAGGGAGCGAGCTAATTATGATGCATTTAAAGTTAATGTGCTTTGATCGATCTTCAAAAGTTTCTACGTTACAGTGGAAATAAAATCACACAGGAAGAGCAGTGCCATTCAAAGGAAAAGGAGGCCAACTCTGATGTGGGAGCGAAGGAAACCCCTCAGGGTAACTGGTTGTGCCAGCAAGGGAGAACACTGAGCAGTGAGCAACCTGGGCGACCGGAAATGAGAGTCATAAGTGACAGGTATGATGACTGCCAAAAGAGTCAACTCTCAAGTTTGCTGCAATTCAACCAAGTGGATCCTGGAGTAGAAAAGTTGATCAATTGCCTTTATGATCAACAATTATAAGATAATCATAAGAAATCTTTGGGGTGAAAGATAAGGCCTTATTAGATAAATGTAACCTATTCATGTTGGCCTGGATCTATCAGGAAGTACAGACAAGGGTGAGGGTGTCTGTGAAGGTGGTGTTGCACCACCAGAACCATTAATGATGGAACAACAGGGAATGGAGTGATGCATTAGAAGAAATGTATAAGGCAGGAGAACGAGGGCAAGGCCCGAAAATGGAAGAACAACCCCTAGGAATTACTTAAATATGTTCAGCAACAGGGTACTCATAAAGTAAATATCCAaccatacaatgtaatattatgcaacagtaaaaaagaaaggcGGGGTAGACTGATCTGGAACACTCTCCAAGATATGAGATGtatagattattattattgtgttagattaaaaaaacagtggggtacacacacaaatatattccTTACAGGCACAGAATATctctaaaagtaaacaaaagaaactaGCATCGGTAGTGGCCTTTGGGTTGGGGGGAAAGGAAACTAAGAGGTCAGGATAGGACACGTGCTTATTTCCCACCGAATACTCTCtgcacctggcacacaggaggttCACAcctatctgctgaatgaatgcaAGGAAAATGAAGTTTCCCTTTTGAATCTGTTATTAAAAGGGGTACCTTTGGGGACAGTCACGGTGGGTAAGTGTGTGTCTTTGCATAAATGACTGTGTCTACATTACACACGgtgtcttctgtttttattttccttgcctatTTAAGGACAAGAATTGCTAATGATAAGGGAAGTAATCTAATAATCCGACAGGCCGTGCATAACTACCCCCCAAAGTTAAGCACTGAGAAGTATTAGAGCTCATTACTTCCCAAGGACAATGGGAGTCCTGAGAATTGTTCCTGCAAACACTAGGCTCTTCAGGAGAAAACGAGGCAATCTGCAATAAAGGTCAGTTATGCTACAATAACCACaggcttgaattttttttttctttttaaagtagtttGAACAATAGGAGTCCTTAGAGAAGCTGAAAATGCTGTTAAGTTTTTAAAGCT
It encodes the following:
- the ZNF438 gene encoding zinc finger protein 438 → MQNFLSIPPKDQQGESNISSGTIQSGKGLQNKSQFRTIAPKIMPKVLTSRVLPCPSSSLSDQVNPGPSINAKPLGVPTQNYALMQVAGQEGTFSLVALPHVASAQPIQKPRLALPENLKLPIPRYQPPRNNKGSRKKPTRSSSESGAGIPPAQTQTSPSPPDRPKPPHRPGQSEQVPSLDPGPSSISMAALTNHGGPGDSPPPGTNDHGDLNPSATPMVSTPEEPSAKPGLAVTPGRATLVSEETCSKPSPVASGKRREQADLTKAMTILSPAVFSSAVQLISPVPRGKLPILPYARGRTAEVCGGQSDVSLTDGSVPGLRAACGKASSIPEGFTAATKVLGKTPAPQSPCESTFCAATRPDLSHKAKLSGGAAKRRVRKRKVPDEILAFQGKRRKCVLNKCKDSKERVKADPQESSDQKPGSLKKYRSIMPKPVIVVSALAPLASPAGVFQPQTPGSLGQDMLLNSPLSPKYPGCRQDSGTSPKPGSALRNGLSGIKKPWHRCHVCNHHFQFKQHLRDHMNTHTNRRPYSCRVCRKAYVRPGSLSAHMKLHHAENRLKKLVCCEFCAKVFGHVRVYFGHLKEVHRVVISTEPSPGERQPGDVSKNRGLTARGPEGPVERENKSSLEEDLLLTQADEVKLQIKCGRCQITAQSFAEIKFHLLYVHGEEIQGRLQEEILPGSTGAQEELVKHTAPFRKQHPERRRLLKRAPPDEDLNAFPKLKRQLCLHHHTDVDRFRKMEGAQAGPREPLPGAVPRGSVSPSPHTLFFGARSGFNCVLCAQTLARKEEVLQHWEQEHNCEDPPKLWTILNAFSSQGVTGPPGETEK